One Odontesthes bonariensis isolate fOdoBon6 chromosome 17, fOdoBon6.hap1, whole genome shotgun sequence genomic window carries:
- the evla gene encoding enah/Vasp-like a isoform X3, translating into MYSLDDFGEQSICQARASVMVYDDASKKWVPIKPGQQGFSRINIYHNTANNTFRVVGVKLQDQQVVINYSIVKGLKYNQATPTFHQWRDARQVYGLNFASKEEATTFSNAMLFALNVLSSPDGGGPVVQRQNGPSSEESEAQRRMMEQHQMQAHKERERRTSGSVVSTLQYKVSTPPTHPDTPPEYRQYRASTLPPSYVRVASSSPPSSTSISPSQEREAGAARDKAQLSSQLSTSLASAFSPVQTGVNTQGRQARQIPLSPPTAVRHLQQQQDIMLPPKHGTWSASHLQQMYAQCPPSSSPPVMMAMPVKQGLPPQPVLPVAHPLPPVSSRMKPPPLDPSAMTGPHQYPQHQHYPHSNGLPDDCYSPHSQRLPLTPQYCEAIPLPPLISQTAPGPGPAPSHQSQYQSTFHPQQHQQHQQQQQQVYHQQAQTPATSSSSSSSSPPSYTAMSDGGSPKKTPSPVPQPAPMANSSPPVSAGHPSVLSVAPPPAAAPPPMAGPPAPPPPPGPPPPGPPPPMSVPPPMPPPLPIGGGPPGGPPGVQHQPSGLAAALAGAKLRKVHRDESSPPGSGGKSDSNRSSGGSGGGGEGLMQEMNALLARRRKASEKPDEDDSSGRGLGQQNSTDAVKKPWERSNSADKSSLVSRVRPIGSTSEADTEFDRMKQEILDEVVRELHKVKDEIINAIRQEIGRISTS; encoded by the exons CGAGCAGAGTATCTGCCAGGCGCGGGCCTCTGTGATGGTCTACGATGACGCCAGTAAGAAGTGGGTGCCCATCAAGCCTGGGCAGCAGGGCTTCAGCCGCATCAACATCTATCACAACACTGCCAACAACACCTTCAGAGTGGTGGGCGTCAAACTGCAGGACCAGCAG GTGGTGATCAACTACTCCATAGTGAAGGGGCTGAAGTACAACCAGGCCACCCCGACCTTCCATCAGTGGCGTGATGCTCGGCAGGTCTACGGGCTGAACTTTGCCAGTAAGGAGGAGGCCACCACTTTCTCCAACGCCATGCTGTTCGCTCTCAATGTCCTCAGCTCACCCGACGGTGGAG GTCCAGTAGTTCAACGCCAAAATGGGCCCTCTTCAGAAGAAAGCGAAGCACAGAGGAG GATGATGGAGCAACATCAGATGCAGGCGCACAAGGAGAGGGAGCGGCGGACGTCGGGATCAG TCGTATCCACTCTCCAATATAAAGTCTCCACTCCTCCCACCCACCCAGACACTCCTCCTGAGTACAGACAGTACAGAGCTAGCACACTGCCACCGTCCTACGTCCGCGtggcctcctcctctcctccctcctcaaCCTCCATCTCTCCCTCTCAGGAGAGAGAGGCGGGGGCTGCTAGGGACAAGGCCCAGCTCTCTTCCCAGCTCTCCACCTCGCTTGCCTCAGCCTTTTCCCCTGTGCAGACTGGGGTGAACACCCAGGGCCGACAAGCCCGTCAGATCCCCTTGTCTCCTCCCACAGCAGTCCGCCACCTTCAGCAACAACAAGACATCATGCTTCCCCCTAAACATGGCACCTGGTCTGCCTCCCACCTGCAGCAAATGTATGCCCAGTGCCCCCCTTCCTCATCCCCTCCAGTAATGATGGCCATGCCGGTGAAGCAGGGTTTGCCCCCGCAGCCGGTCCTCCCAGTAGCTCACCCCCTTCCGCCCGTAAGCTCTAGGATGAAACCCCCTCCTCTTGATCCTAGCGCCATGACAGGCCCTCATCAGTACCCCCAGCACCAGCATTACCCTCACTCCAATGGCCTGCCAGATGATTGCTACTCTCCTCATTCTCAACGTCTTCCACTCACACCACAGTACTGCGAGGCCATCCCTCTGCCTCCTCTGATAAGTCAGACAGCCCCTGGCCCTGGCCCCGCCCCCAGCCACCAGTCCCAATACCAATCCACCTTCCACCCTCAGCAGCATcagcaacatcaacagcagcagcagcaggtgtaccACCAGCAGGCCCAGACCCCCGCcacatcttcctcctcctcctcctcctcgcccCCTTCTTACACTGCCATGTCTGACGGGGGCTCGCCCAAGAAGACCCCCTCCCCTGTCCCCCAGCCGGCCCCCATGGCCAACAGCA GTCCCCCTGTCTCTGCAGGTCACCCATCTGTGCTTTCTGTTGCACCTCCTCCAGCTGCAGCTCCACCACCCATGGCTGGTCCTCCAGCCCCACCGCCACCCCCGGGCCCACCACCCCCGGGCCCACCACCCCCAATGTCAGTGCCCCCACCCATGCCCCCTCCACTCCCCATTGGTGGAGGGCCTCCCGGGGGCCCTCCTGGGGTCCAGCACCAACCCTCAGGACTGGCTGCAGCACTGGCTGGAGCTAAACTACGGAAAGTACATAGG GATGAGAGCAGCCCACCTGGGTCTGGTGGCAAAAGTGACTCCAACCGGTCCAGTGGTGGCAGCGGGGGTGGTGGGGAGGGACTGATGCAGGAGATGAATGCCTTACTAGCTCGCAG ACGAAAAGCTTCAGAGAAACCCGATGAA GATGACTCAAGTGGTCGTGGGCTGGGCCAGCAGAACTCAACAG ATGCTGTGAAGAAGCCTTGGGAACGATCCAACTCTGCAGACAAGTCCTCACTGGTGTCCAG agtgaGACCCATTGGCAGCACTAGTGAAGCCGACACAGAATTCGACAGGATGAAGCAG GAAATTTTGGATGAAGTTGTTCGTGAGTTGCATAAGGTGAAAGACGAAATCATTAACG CCATCAGACAAGAAATCGGCAGAATCAGTACATCCTAA
- the evla gene encoding enah/Vasp-like a isoform X6, with protein MDIHRLQVLRYCIPQSVSDSGLFYSHIAASEQSICQARASVMVYDDASKKWVPIKPGQQGFSRINIYHNTANNTFRVVGVKLQDQQVVINYSIVKGLKYNQATPTFHQWRDARQVYGLNFASKEEATTFSNAMLFALNVLSSPDGGGPVVQRQNGPSSEESEAQRRMMEQHQMQAHKERERRTSGSGPPVSAGHPSVLSVAPPPAAAPPPMAGPPAPPPPPGPPPPGPPPPMSVPPPMPPPLPIGGGPPGGPPGVQHQPSGLAAALAGAKLRKVHRDESSPPGSGGKSDSNRSSGGSGGGGEGLMQEMNALLARRRKASEKPDEDDSSGRGLGQQNSTDAVKKPWERSNSADKSSLVSRVRPIGSTSEADTEFDRMKQEILDEVVRELHKVKDEIINAIRQEIGRISTS; from the exons CGAGCAGAGTATCTGCCAGGCGCGGGCCTCTGTGATGGTCTACGATGACGCCAGTAAGAAGTGGGTGCCCATCAAGCCTGGGCAGCAGGGCTTCAGCCGCATCAACATCTATCACAACACTGCCAACAACACCTTCAGAGTGGTGGGCGTCAAACTGCAGGACCAGCAG GTGGTGATCAACTACTCCATAGTGAAGGGGCTGAAGTACAACCAGGCCACCCCGACCTTCCATCAGTGGCGTGATGCTCGGCAGGTCTACGGGCTGAACTTTGCCAGTAAGGAGGAGGCCACCACTTTCTCCAACGCCATGCTGTTCGCTCTCAATGTCCTCAGCTCACCCGACGGTGGAG GTCCAGTAGTTCAACGCCAAAATGGGCCCTCTTCAGAAGAAAGCGAAGCACAGAGGAG GATGATGGAGCAACATCAGATGCAGGCGCACAAGGAGAGGGAGCGGCGGACGTCGGGATCAG GTCCCCCTGTCTCTGCAGGTCACCCATCTGTGCTTTCTGTTGCACCTCCTCCAGCTGCAGCTCCACCACCCATGGCTGGTCCTCCAGCCCCACCGCCACCCCCGGGCCCACCACCCCCGGGCCCACCACCCCCAATGTCAGTGCCCCCACCCATGCCCCCTCCACTCCCCATTGGTGGAGGGCCTCCCGGGGGCCCTCCTGGGGTCCAGCACCAACCCTCAGGACTGGCTGCAGCACTGGCTGGAGCTAAACTACGGAAAGTACATAGG GATGAGAGCAGCCCACCTGGGTCTGGTGGCAAAAGTGACTCCAACCGGTCCAGTGGTGGCAGCGGGGGTGGTGGGGAGGGACTGATGCAGGAGATGAATGCCTTACTAGCTCGCAG ACGAAAAGCTTCAGAGAAACCCGATGAA GATGACTCAAGTGGTCGTGGGCTGGGCCAGCAGAACTCAACAG ATGCTGTGAAGAAGCCTTGGGAACGATCCAACTCTGCAGACAAGTCCTCACTGGTGTCCAG agtgaGACCCATTGGCAGCACTAGTGAAGCCGACACAGAATTCGACAGGATGAAGCAG GAAATTTTGGATGAAGTTGTTCGTGAGTTGCATAAGGTGAAAGACGAAATCATTAACG CCATCAGACAAGAAATCGGCAGAATCAGTACATCCTAA
- the evla gene encoding enah/Vasp-like a isoform X4 — protein MSEQSICQARASVMVYDDASKKWVPIKPGQQGFSRINIYHNTANNTFRVVGVKLQDQQVVINYSIVKGLKYNQATPTFHQWRDARQVYGLNFASKEEATTFSNAMLFALNVLSSPDGGGPVVQRQNGPSSEESEAQRRMMEQHQMQAHKERERRTSGSVVSTLQYKVSTPPTHPDTPPEYRQYRASTLPPSYVRVASSSPPSSTSISPSQEREAGAARDKAQLSSQLSTSLASAFSPVQTGVNTQGRQARQIPLSPPTAVRHLQQQQDIMLPPKHGTWSASHLQQMYAQCPPSSSPPVMMAMPVKQGLPPQPVLPVAHPLPPVSSRMKPPPLDPSAMTGPHQYPQHQHYPHSNGLPDDCYSPHSQRLPLTPQYCEAIPLPPLISQTAPGPGPAPSHQSQYQSTFHPQQHQQHQQQQQQVYHQQAQTPATSSSSSSSSPPSYTAMSDGGSPKKTPSPVPQPAPMANSSPPVSAGHPSVLSVAPPPAAAPPPMAGPPAPPPPPGPPPPGPPPPMSVPPPMPPPLPIGGGPPGGPPGVQHQPSGLAAALAGAKLRKVHRDESSPPGSGGKSDSNRSSGGSGGGGEGLMQEMNALLARRRKASEKPDEDDSSGRGLGQQNSTDAVKKPWERSNSADKSSLVSRVRPIGSTSEADTEFDRMKQEILDEVVRELHKVKDEIINAIRQEIGRISTS, from the exons CGAGCAGAGTATCTGCCAGGCGCGGGCCTCTGTGATGGTCTACGATGACGCCAGTAAGAAGTGGGTGCCCATCAAGCCTGGGCAGCAGGGCTTCAGCCGCATCAACATCTATCACAACACTGCCAACAACACCTTCAGAGTGGTGGGCGTCAAACTGCAGGACCAGCAG GTGGTGATCAACTACTCCATAGTGAAGGGGCTGAAGTACAACCAGGCCACCCCGACCTTCCATCAGTGGCGTGATGCTCGGCAGGTCTACGGGCTGAACTTTGCCAGTAAGGAGGAGGCCACCACTTTCTCCAACGCCATGCTGTTCGCTCTCAATGTCCTCAGCTCACCCGACGGTGGAG GTCCAGTAGTTCAACGCCAAAATGGGCCCTCTTCAGAAGAAAGCGAAGCACAGAGGAG GATGATGGAGCAACATCAGATGCAGGCGCACAAGGAGAGGGAGCGGCGGACGTCGGGATCAG TCGTATCCACTCTCCAATATAAAGTCTCCACTCCTCCCACCCACCCAGACACTCCTCCTGAGTACAGACAGTACAGAGCTAGCACACTGCCACCGTCCTACGTCCGCGtggcctcctcctctcctccctcctcaaCCTCCATCTCTCCCTCTCAGGAGAGAGAGGCGGGGGCTGCTAGGGACAAGGCCCAGCTCTCTTCCCAGCTCTCCACCTCGCTTGCCTCAGCCTTTTCCCCTGTGCAGACTGGGGTGAACACCCAGGGCCGACAAGCCCGTCAGATCCCCTTGTCTCCTCCCACAGCAGTCCGCCACCTTCAGCAACAACAAGACATCATGCTTCCCCCTAAACATGGCACCTGGTCTGCCTCCCACCTGCAGCAAATGTATGCCCAGTGCCCCCCTTCCTCATCCCCTCCAGTAATGATGGCCATGCCGGTGAAGCAGGGTTTGCCCCCGCAGCCGGTCCTCCCAGTAGCTCACCCCCTTCCGCCCGTAAGCTCTAGGATGAAACCCCCTCCTCTTGATCCTAGCGCCATGACAGGCCCTCATCAGTACCCCCAGCACCAGCATTACCCTCACTCCAATGGCCTGCCAGATGATTGCTACTCTCCTCATTCTCAACGTCTTCCACTCACACCACAGTACTGCGAGGCCATCCCTCTGCCTCCTCTGATAAGTCAGACAGCCCCTGGCCCTGGCCCCGCCCCCAGCCACCAGTCCCAATACCAATCCACCTTCCACCCTCAGCAGCATcagcaacatcaacagcagcagcagcaggtgtaccACCAGCAGGCCCAGACCCCCGCcacatcttcctcctcctcctcctcctcgcccCCTTCTTACACTGCCATGTCTGACGGGGGCTCGCCCAAGAAGACCCCCTCCCCTGTCCCCCAGCCGGCCCCCATGGCCAACAGCA GTCCCCCTGTCTCTGCAGGTCACCCATCTGTGCTTTCTGTTGCACCTCCTCCAGCTGCAGCTCCACCACCCATGGCTGGTCCTCCAGCCCCACCGCCACCCCCGGGCCCACCACCCCCGGGCCCACCACCCCCAATGTCAGTGCCCCCACCCATGCCCCCTCCACTCCCCATTGGTGGAGGGCCTCCCGGGGGCCCTCCTGGGGTCCAGCACCAACCCTCAGGACTGGCTGCAGCACTGGCTGGAGCTAAACTACGGAAAGTACATAGG GATGAGAGCAGCCCACCTGGGTCTGGTGGCAAAAGTGACTCCAACCGGTCCAGTGGTGGCAGCGGGGGTGGTGGGGAGGGACTGATGCAGGAGATGAATGCCTTACTAGCTCGCAG ACGAAAAGCTTCAGAGAAACCCGATGAA GATGACTCAAGTGGTCGTGGGCTGGGCCAGCAGAACTCAACAG ATGCTGTGAAGAAGCCTTGGGAACGATCCAACTCTGCAGACAAGTCCTCACTGGTGTCCAG agtgaGACCCATTGGCAGCACTAGTGAAGCCGACACAGAATTCGACAGGATGAAGCAG GAAATTTTGGATGAAGTTGTTCGTGAGTTGCATAAGGTGAAAGACGAAATCATTAACG CCATCAGACAAGAAATCGGCAGAATCAGTACATCCTAA
- the evla gene encoding enah/Vasp-like a isoform X2 — protein sequence MDIHRLQVLRYCIPQSVSDSGLFYSHIAASEQSICQARASVMVYDDASKKWVPIKPGQQGFSRINIYHNTANNTFRVVGVKLQDQQVVINYSIVKGLKYNQATPTFHQWRDARQVYGLNFASKEEATTFSNAMLFALNVLSSPDGGGPVVQRQNGPSSEESEAQRRMMEQHQMQAHKERERRTSGSVVSTLQYKVSTPPTHPDTPPEYRQYRASTLPPSYVRVASSSPPSSTSISPSQEREAGAARDKAQLSSQLSTSLASAFSPVQTGVNTQGRQARQIPLSPPTAVRHLQQQQDIMLPPKHGTWSASHLQQMYAQCPPSSSPPVMMAMPVKQGLPPQPVLPVAHPLPPVSSRMKPPPLDPSAMTGPHQYPQHQHYPHSNGLPDDCYSPHSQRLPLTPQYCEAIPLPPLISQTAPGPGPAPSHQSQYQSTFHPQQHQQHQQQQQQVYHQQAQTPATSSSSSSSSPPSYTAMSDGGSPKKTPSPVPQPAPMANSTAAPPPMAGPPAPPPPPGPPPPGPPPPMSVPPPMPPPLPIGGGPPGGPPGVQHQPSGLAAALAGAKLRKVHRDESSPPGSGGKSDSNRSSGGSGGGGEGLMQEMNALLARRRKASEKPDEDDSSGRGLGQQNSTDAVKKPWERSNSADKSSLVSRVRPIGSTSEADTEFDRMKQEILDEVVRELHKVKDEIINAIRQEIGRISTS from the exons CGAGCAGAGTATCTGCCAGGCGCGGGCCTCTGTGATGGTCTACGATGACGCCAGTAAGAAGTGGGTGCCCATCAAGCCTGGGCAGCAGGGCTTCAGCCGCATCAACATCTATCACAACACTGCCAACAACACCTTCAGAGTGGTGGGCGTCAAACTGCAGGACCAGCAG GTGGTGATCAACTACTCCATAGTGAAGGGGCTGAAGTACAACCAGGCCACCCCGACCTTCCATCAGTGGCGTGATGCTCGGCAGGTCTACGGGCTGAACTTTGCCAGTAAGGAGGAGGCCACCACTTTCTCCAACGCCATGCTGTTCGCTCTCAATGTCCTCAGCTCACCCGACGGTGGAG GTCCAGTAGTTCAACGCCAAAATGGGCCCTCTTCAGAAGAAAGCGAAGCACAGAGGAG GATGATGGAGCAACATCAGATGCAGGCGCACAAGGAGAGGGAGCGGCGGACGTCGGGATCAG TCGTATCCACTCTCCAATATAAAGTCTCCACTCCTCCCACCCACCCAGACACTCCTCCTGAGTACAGACAGTACAGAGCTAGCACACTGCCACCGTCCTACGTCCGCGtggcctcctcctctcctccctcctcaaCCTCCATCTCTCCCTCTCAGGAGAGAGAGGCGGGGGCTGCTAGGGACAAGGCCCAGCTCTCTTCCCAGCTCTCCACCTCGCTTGCCTCAGCCTTTTCCCCTGTGCAGACTGGGGTGAACACCCAGGGCCGACAAGCCCGTCAGATCCCCTTGTCTCCTCCCACAGCAGTCCGCCACCTTCAGCAACAACAAGACATCATGCTTCCCCCTAAACATGGCACCTGGTCTGCCTCCCACCTGCAGCAAATGTATGCCCAGTGCCCCCCTTCCTCATCCCCTCCAGTAATGATGGCCATGCCGGTGAAGCAGGGTTTGCCCCCGCAGCCGGTCCTCCCAGTAGCTCACCCCCTTCCGCCCGTAAGCTCTAGGATGAAACCCCCTCCTCTTGATCCTAGCGCCATGACAGGCCCTCATCAGTACCCCCAGCACCAGCATTACCCTCACTCCAATGGCCTGCCAGATGATTGCTACTCTCCTCATTCTCAACGTCTTCCACTCACACCACAGTACTGCGAGGCCATCCCTCTGCCTCCTCTGATAAGTCAGACAGCCCCTGGCCCTGGCCCCGCCCCCAGCCACCAGTCCCAATACCAATCCACCTTCCACCCTCAGCAGCATcagcaacatcaacagcagcagcagcaggtgtaccACCAGCAGGCCCAGACCCCCGCcacatcttcctcctcctcctcctcctcgcccCCTTCTTACACTGCCATGTCTGACGGGGGCTCGCCCAAGAAGACCCCCTCCCCTGTCCCCCAGCCGGCCCCCATGGCCAACAGCA CTGCAGCTCCACCACCCATGGCTGGTCCTCCAGCCCCACCGCCACCCCCGGGCCCACCACCCCCGGGCCCACCACCCCCAATGTCAGTGCCCCCACCCATGCCCCCTCCACTCCCCATTGGTGGAGGGCCTCCCGGGGGCCCTCCTGGGGTCCAGCACCAACCCTCAGGACTGGCTGCAGCACTGGCTGGAGCTAAACTACGGAAAGTACATAGG GATGAGAGCAGCCCACCTGGGTCTGGTGGCAAAAGTGACTCCAACCGGTCCAGTGGTGGCAGCGGGGGTGGTGGGGAGGGACTGATGCAGGAGATGAATGCCTTACTAGCTCGCAG ACGAAAAGCTTCAGAGAAACCCGATGAA GATGACTCAAGTGGTCGTGGGCTGGGCCAGCAGAACTCAACAG ATGCTGTGAAGAAGCCTTGGGAACGATCCAACTCTGCAGACAAGTCCTCACTGGTGTCCAG agtgaGACCCATTGGCAGCACTAGTGAAGCCGACACAGAATTCGACAGGATGAAGCAG GAAATTTTGGATGAAGTTGTTCGTGAGTTGCATAAGGTGAAAGACGAAATCATTAACG CCATCAGACAAGAAATCGGCAGAATCAGTACATCCTAA
- the evla gene encoding enah/Vasp-like a isoform X1, whose protein sequence is MDIHRLQVLRYCIPQSVSDSGLFYSHIAASEQSICQARASVMVYDDASKKWVPIKPGQQGFSRINIYHNTANNTFRVVGVKLQDQQVVINYSIVKGLKYNQATPTFHQWRDARQVYGLNFASKEEATTFSNAMLFALNVLSSPDGGGPVVQRQNGPSSEESEAQRRMMEQHQMQAHKERERRTSGSVVSTLQYKVSTPPTHPDTPPEYRQYRASTLPPSYVRVASSSPPSSTSISPSQEREAGAARDKAQLSSQLSTSLASAFSPVQTGVNTQGRQARQIPLSPPTAVRHLQQQQDIMLPPKHGTWSASHLQQMYAQCPPSSSPPVMMAMPVKQGLPPQPVLPVAHPLPPVSSRMKPPPLDPSAMTGPHQYPQHQHYPHSNGLPDDCYSPHSQRLPLTPQYCEAIPLPPLISQTAPGPGPAPSHQSQYQSTFHPQQHQQHQQQQQQVYHQQAQTPATSSSSSSSSPPSYTAMSDGGSPKKTPSPVPQPAPMANSSPPVSAGHPSVLSVAPPPAAAPPPMAGPPAPPPPPGPPPPGPPPPMSVPPPMPPPLPIGGGPPGGPPGVQHQPSGLAAALAGAKLRKVHRDESSPPGSGGKSDSNRSSGGSGGGGEGLMQEMNALLARRRKASEKPDEDDSSGRGLGQQNSTDAVKKPWERSNSADKSSLVSRVRPIGSTSEADTEFDRMKQEILDEVVRELHKVKDEIINAIRQEIGRISTS, encoded by the exons CGAGCAGAGTATCTGCCAGGCGCGGGCCTCTGTGATGGTCTACGATGACGCCAGTAAGAAGTGGGTGCCCATCAAGCCTGGGCAGCAGGGCTTCAGCCGCATCAACATCTATCACAACACTGCCAACAACACCTTCAGAGTGGTGGGCGTCAAACTGCAGGACCAGCAG GTGGTGATCAACTACTCCATAGTGAAGGGGCTGAAGTACAACCAGGCCACCCCGACCTTCCATCAGTGGCGTGATGCTCGGCAGGTCTACGGGCTGAACTTTGCCAGTAAGGAGGAGGCCACCACTTTCTCCAACGCCATGCTGTTCGCTCTCAATGTCCTCAGCTCACCCGACGGTGGAG GTCCAGTAGTTCAACGCCAAAATGGGCCCTCTTCAGAAGAAAGCGAAGCACAGAGGAG GATGATGGAGCAACATCAGATGCAGGCGCACAAGGAGAGGGAGCGGCGGACGTCGGGATCAG TCGTATCCACTCTCCAATATAAAGTCTCCACTCCTCCCACCCACCCAGACACTCCTCCTGAGTACAGACAGTACAGAGCTAGCACACTGCCACCGTCCTACGTCCGCGtggcctcctcctctcctccctcctcaaCCTCCATCTCTCCCTCTCAGGAGAGAGAGGCGGGGGCTGCTAGGGACAAGGCCCAGCTCTCTTCCCAGCTCTCCACCTCGCTTGCCTCAGCCTTTTCCCCTGTGCAGACTGGGGTGAACACCCAGGGCCGACAAGCCCGTCAGATCCCCTTGTCTCCTCCCACAGCAGTCCGCCACCTTCAGCAACAACAAGACATCATGCTTCCCCCTAAACATGGCACCTGGTCTGCCTCCCACCTGCAGCAAATGTATGCCCAGTGCCCCCCTTCCTCATCCCCTCCAGTAATGATGGCCATGCCGGTGAAGCAGGGTTTGCCCCCGCAGCCGGTCCTCCCAGTAGCTCACCCCCTTCCGCCCGTAAGCTCTAGGATGAAACCCCCTCCTCTTGATCCTAGCGCCATGACAGGCCCTCATCAGTACCCCCAGCACCAGCATTACCCTCACTCCAATGGCCTGCCAGATGATTGCTACTCTCCTCATTCTCAACGTCTTCCACTCACACCACAGTACTGCGAGGCCATCCCTCTGCCTCCTCTGATAAGTCAGACAGCCCCTGGCCCTGGCCCCGCCCCCAGCCACCAGTCCCAATACCAATCCACCTTCCACCCTCAGCAGCATcagcaacatcaacagcagcagcagcaggtgtaccACCAGCAGGCCCAGACCCCCGCcacatcttcctcctcctcctcctcctcgcccCCTTCTTACACTGCCATGTCTGACGGGGGCTCGCCCAAGAAGACCCCCTCCCCTGTCCCCCAGCCGGCCCCCATGGCCAACAGCA GTCCCCCTGTCTCTGCAGGTCACCCATCTGTGCTTTCTGTTGCACCTCCTCCAGCTGCAGCTCCACCACCCATGGCTGGTCCTCCAGCCCCACCGCCACCCCCGGGCCCACCACCCCCGGGCCCACCACCCCCAATGTCAGTGCCCCCACCCATGCCCCCTCCACTCCCCATTGGTGGAGGGCCTCCCGGGGGCCCTCCTGGGGTCCAGCACCAACCCTCAGGACTGGCTGCAGCACTGGCTGGAGCTAAACTACGGAAAGTACATAGG GATGAGAGCAGCCCACCTGGGTCTGGTGGCAAAAGTGACTCCAACCGGTCCAGTGGTGGCAGCGGGGGTGGTGGGGAGGGACTGATGCAGGAGATGAATGCCTTACTAGCTCGCAG ACGAAAAGCTTCAGAGAAACCCGATGAA GATGACTCAAGTGGTCGTGGGCTGGGCCAGCAGAACTCAACAG ATGCTGTGAAGAAGCCTTGGGAACGATCCAACTCTGCAGACAAGTCCTCACTGGTGTCCAG agtgaGACCCATTGGCAGCACTAGTGAAGCCGACACAGAATTCGACAGGATGAAGCAG GAAATTTTGGATGAAGTTGTTCGTGAGTTGCATAAGGTGAAAGACGAAATCATTAACG CCATCAGACAAGAAATCGGCAGAATCAGTACATCCTAA